The Oceanispirochaeta sp. M1 genome contains a region encoding:
- a CDS encoding DUF2161 family putative PD-(D/E)XK-type phosphodiesterase, whose product MSIKESDLYDPLKIYLENQGYSIRGEVQDCDLVALKGDEMILIELKTRVSVALLIQAARRKDISDSVYIAVPVPPGKKDLPNSRGLRNLLRKLEVGLILVRFMKTKTRVDMVMHPKPYDKRMRPKKQNAILREVNGRYGEFNKGGIPSTEERITAYRQEAVRLAVLLKRQGEASPRQLRELSARPDKVQPILSQNVYGWFDRVRRGVYMLNEAGLTALERYEKDFPGLTSLFKNH is encoded by the coding sequence ATGAGTATAAAAGAATCGGATCTTTATGATCCTCTTAAAATATATCTGGAGAACCAGGGATATTCCATCCGGGGAGAAGTGCAGGACTGTGATCTTGTGGCTCTCAAGGGTGATGAAATGATCCTAATTGAGCTGAAAACCAGAGTCTCTGTGGCACTTCTGATCCAGGCTGCCAGACGGAAGGACATTTCCGATTCAGTCTATATTGCCGTACCTGTCCCTCCCGGAAAAAAAGATCTTCCCAATTCCCGGGGATTGAGAAACCTTTTGCGAAAACTGGAAGTGGGGCTGATTCTTGTTCGTTTTATGAAAACAAAAACCAGGGTGGATATGGTTATGCACCCCAAGCCCTATGATAAGAGGATGCGCCCCAAAAAACAGAACGCCATACTCCGTGAAGTCAATGGGCGTTATGGTGAATTCAATAAAGGTGGTATTCCGAGTACAGAGGAACGGATCACAGCTTATCGGCAGGAAGCTGTACGTCTTGCAGTTCTACTTAAACGGCAGGGAGAAGCCTCTCCCAGGCAGCTCAGGGAGCTGAGTGCCAGACCGGATAAGGTGCAGCCCATACTGTCACAAAATGTATACGGATGGTTCGACAGAGTCCGGAGGGGTGTGTATATGCTTAACGAAGCAGGGCTGACAGCTCTTGAAAGATATGAAAAAGATTTTCCCGGGCTGACGTCTCTCTTTAAGAATCATTAA
- a CDS encoding radical SAM protein encodes MMEWIKAKTILSSYKMQSKWFGTEYNLNLYRGCSHGCIYCDSRSSCYHVDDFDRIRPKEGALKILEKELGSRRRKGVIAMGAMSDPYNPLEDTLELTGGALTLIDRARFGLGLATKSSLVVRDIPLFRRISSHSPLLLKVTVTTMDEALASIIEPRVSRPAERIEALAEMNSAGLFAGILLMPVLPFLEDNAENILAVIDAGHKAGVPFIYAGFGVTLRDNQRDWYYKQLDRHFPGLSEKYKRFFSDSYGCALPKAAALETLFKKECEARGILYRMDDIIRAYRKDYDRDSQLNLF; translated from the coding sequence ATGATGGAGTGGATCAAAGCAAAAACCATACTCTCATCTTATAAGATGCAGTCTAAGTGGTTTGGGACTGAATATAATTTAAATCTCTACAGAGGCTGTTCCCACGGATGTATCTACTGTGACAGCCGGAGTTCCTGTTATCACGTTGATGACTTTGACAGGATCAGGCCTAAAGAGGGGGCATTGAAAATTCTGGAGAAAGAACTCGGCAGCCGCAGGCGCAAAGGGGTTATTGCCATGGGGGCCATGTCTGATCCCTACAATCCTCTGGAGGATACCCTGGAACTTACAGGGGGAGCCTTGACGCTTATTGACCGGGCCCGTTTCGGTCTGGGCCTTGCTACCAAGAGCAGCCTTGTGGTTCGGGACATTCCACTATTCCGCCGAATCAGCTCCCATTCTCCTCTCCTTCTGAAAGTGACAGTGACCACAATGGATGAGGCTTTAGCATCAATAATCGAACCCCGGGTCTCCCGTCCGGCGGAGAGAATTGAAGCTCTTGCCGAGATGAACAGTGCGGGACTCTTTGCAGGGATTCTTCTTATGCCGGTTCTTCCCTTTCTTGAGGATAATGCCGAGAATATTCTTGCTGTTATTGATGCAGGCCACAAGGCGGGGGTTCCCTTTATTTATGCGGGCTTCGGAGTGACATTGAGAGATAATCAGAGAGACTGGTATTATAAACAGCTGGACAGACATTTTCCCGGATTAAGTGAGAAGTATAAAAGATTCTTTTCTGATAGTTATGGCTGTGCTCTTCCTAAGGCGGCCGCTCTCGAGACACTTTTTAAAAAGGAATGTGAAGCCCGTGGCATTCTTTACAGGATGGATGATATTATCAGGGCTTATAGAAAGGACTATGACAGAGACAGTCAGCTGAACTTGTTTTAG
- a CDS encoding carbonic anhydrase, translating into MDKLLKGIVHFKKEDFEKHRSLFSSLSREQQPHTLFIGCADSRIVPTLITKTLPGELFIIRNIANMVPPYRLADEYLSTTSAIEYAIQVLKVENIIICGHSNCGGCASLYTSSNKALPHTEKWMELAEPIKAQVEAQVSPDDPSAREWLTEQSNVVEQMKHLLTYPYIAERFKKGELDIMGWYYIIETGEVFGYDREEECFNLLN; encoded by the coding sequence ATGGATAAACTTTTGAAGGGCATCGTACATTTCAAAAAAGAAGACTTTGAGAAGCATCGAAGTCTGTTCAGCAGTCTCAGCAGAGAACAGCAGCCGCATACACTGTTTATAGGCTGTGCCGACTCAAGAATCGTCCCTACACTGATAACAAAAACACTCCCGGGAGAACTGTTCATCATCAGGAATATCGCAAATATGGTTCCCCCCTACCGCCTGGCAGATGAATACCTTTCTACAACTTCGGCCATTGAATACGCAATACAGGTTCTGAAAGTGGAGAATATAATTATCTGTGGACACAGCAACTGCGGAGGATGTGCATCTCTTTATACAAGTAGTAATAAGGCGTTGCCTCATACTGAAAAGTGGATGGAACTTGCCGAGCCGATTAAAGCCCAGGTTGAGGCACAGGTATCCCCTGACGACCCTTCTGCCAGAGAATGGCTGACAGAGCAGAGCAATGTTGTGGAGCAGATGAAACACTTGTTAACCTATCCCTATATTGCCGAACGTTTCAAAAAGGGAGAACTTGATATTATGGGATGGTACTACATCATCGAAACAGGTGAGGTATTCGGTTATGACAGAGAAGAGGAATGCTTCAATCTTCTCAATTAG